Proteins encoded within one genomic window of Triticum aestivum cultivar Chinese Spring chromosome 2D, IWGSC CS RefSeq v2.1, whole genome shotgun sequence:
- the LOC123051184 gene encoding DIBOA-glucoside dioxygenase BX6-like, translating to MRVVAAGTDRIFQIIMPATQLPAGEAWDRRRELQAFDDTKAGVKGLVDAGVTALPPIFRHSPESLEGITSSNHVTGAIPTVDLSAARREDTVALVRRAAGTVGFFQVVNHGVPAELMAGMLEGVRRFNEGPAEAKQAIYSRDQARKVRFASNFDLFSSAAANWRDTLFFHLAPDPAPSQELPEAVRDVVTEYGKAVTKVALSVLELLSESLGLSSDHLRDMGCAENLNAVCQYYPPCPEPYLTWGTKRHTDPGFLTVLLQDGMGGLQVLVDHKTWVDVPPVPGAFIINIGDLLQLVSNDQFRSVEHRVLANKSKDTARVSVASFFNTDMERSTRLYGPITDGRNPPIYRSVTARDFIATFNRIGLDGRSLDHYRLDQHTPTPAVEGCE from the exons ATGCGTGTGGTTGCAGCTGGCACAGATCGAATATTTCAGATCATCATGCCCGCTACCCAATTGCCTGCCGGCGAGGCCTGGGACCGCCGGCGTGAGCTGCAGGCGTTCGACGACACCAAGGCGGGCGTCAagggcctcgtcgacgccggcGTCACGGCCCTCCCGCCCATCTTCCGCCACTCGCCGGAGTCCCTCGAGGGCATCACGTCCTCAAACCATGTCACGGGGGCCATCCCGACCGTCGACCTATCGGCCGCGCGGCGCGAGGACACGGTCGCCCTGGTGCGGCGCGCGGCCGGGACGGTGGGCTTCTTCCAGGTGGTCAACCACGGCGTGCCGGCCGAGCTCATGGCCGGCATGCTCGAGGGGGTGCGCCGGTTCAACGAGGGGCCCGCCGAGGCGAAGCAGGCCATCTACAGCAGGGATCAAGCTCGCAAGGTGCGTTTCGCTTCCAACTTCGACCtcttctcgtcggcggcggccaaCTGGCGCGACaccctcttcttccacctcgctcCGGACCCGGCACCTTCCCAAGAGCTGCCCGAGGCTgtcag GGATGTGGTCACCGAGTACGGAAAGGCGGTGACCAAGGTGGCGCTGTCCGTGCTGGAGCTGCTGTCGGAGTCCCTGGGCCTGAGCAGCGACCACCTGCGCGACATGGGCTGCGCGGAGAACCTCAACGCGGTGTGCCAATACTATCCGCCGTGCCCGGAGCCGTACCTCACCTGGGGCACCAAGAGGCACACCGACCCGGGGTTCCTCACCGTCCTCCTGCAGGACGGCATGGGCGGTCTCCAGGTGCTCGTCGATCACAAGACCTGGGTGGACGTCCCTCCCGTGCCCGGCGCTTTCATCATCAACATCGGCGACCTTCTTCAG CTTGTCAGCAATGACCAGTTCAGGAGCGTGGAGCACCGGGTCCTGGCCAACAAGAGCAAAGACACCGCGAGGGTCTCCGTGGCATCCTTCTTCAACACCGACATGGAGAGATCCACGAGGCTGTATGGCCCCATCACCGATGGACGCAATCCCCCGATCTACAGGAGCGTCACGGCTCGAGACTTCATCGCCACATTTAACCGCATCGGCCTCGATGGTCGCTCGCTCGACCACTACCGGTTGGACCAGCATACTCCTACACCTGCTGTGGAGGGGTGTGAATGA